From Paraburkholderia sabiae, a single genomic window includes:
- a CDS encoding MFS transporter, giving the protein MFTANRLRDDLFPWAIALATGLEYFDNTIFSFFTSYIAGGINASADELVWSSSAYAVASVLGILQQQWWVERLGYRRYIGGCLLLFATGSMAAALSESSIELAFARGAQGYFIGPMMSACRILIQTNFKPQRRPMAVRAFLCMILLASALAPLIGGYLLADFDWRALFICTMLGGIVLALFVLLVVPPLGKLHPEARGDAHFWPYIVFAFAQGALQIVMQQVRFELFASSPLLVALTVVGLVALGWFAWQQWHHPNPLVRLHALRERTFQTGIVLYVFFYYISNAFSYLVSRFLEGGLRYPVENAGRLVGLTSLASLAIAFAYFRVSPLVKHKRWLIVPGFMMAALLGGWMVCMPPDVSMPWLLPPLLLRGMLLVFIVLPVANLAFRIFSADEFNHGYRFKNMVKQLTYSFSTATMIILEQHREALHETRLTEFVNPFNPAFQHSLASLTQSFEGLGHTAGDAKSLALVEIGRTVTQQASFLSALDGFYFLIGVAICGGLFALWQRQID; this is encoded by the coding sequence ATGTTCACAGCAAACAGGCTGCGCGATGACCTCTTCCCCTGGGCGATCGCGCTCGCCACCGGCCTCGAGTATTTCGACAACACGATCTTCTCGTTCTTCACCAGCTATATCGCGGGCGGCATCAACGCGTCGGCGGACGAACTCGTGTGGTCGTCGAGCGCGTACGCGGTGGCGTCCGTGCTCGGCATACTCCAGCAGCAATGGTGGGTCGAACGGCTCGGCTACCGGCGCTATATCGGCGGATGCCTGCTGCTGTTCGCGACGGGCTCGATGGCGGCGGCGCTGAGCGAATCGTCGATCGAACTCGCCTTCGCGCGCGGCGCGCAGGGCTATTTCATCGGCCCGATGATGAGCGCGTGCCGCATCCTCATTCAGACGAACTTCAAGCCGCAGCGGCGACCGATGGCGGTGCGCGCGTTCCTGTGCATGATCCTGCTGGCGAGCGCGCTCGCGCCGCTGATCGGCGGCTATCTGCTCGCGGACTTCGACTGGCGCGCGCTGTTCATCTGCACGATGCTCGGCGGCATCGTGCTCGCGCTGTTCGTGCTGCTCGTCGTGCCGCCCTTGGGCAAACTGCATCCGGAAGCACGCGGCGACGCGCATTTCTGGCCGTATATCGTGTTTGCGTTTGCACAGGGCGCGCTGCAGATCGTGATGCAGCAGGTGCGCTTCGAACTGTTCGCCAGTTCGCCGCTGCTGGTGGCTCTGACGGTAGTGGGACTGGTGGCGCTCGGCTGGTTCGCATGGCAGCAGTGGCATCATCCGAACCCGCTCGTGCGGCTTCACGCATTGCGCGAACGCACCTTCCAGACGGGCATCGTGCTGTACGTGTTTTTCTATTACATCAGCAACGCGTTCAGCTATCTGGTGTCGCGCTTTCTCGAAGGCGGGCTTCGCTATCCCGTCGAAAACGCGGGGCGGCTGGTAGGTCTCACGTCGCTGGCTTCGCTTGCGATCGCGTTCGCCTATTTCCGCGTGTCGCCTCTCGTGAAGCACAAGCGGTGGCTGATCGTTCCGGGCTTCATGATGGCCGCGCTGCTCGGCGGCTGGATGGTCTGCATGCCGCCCGACGTCAGCATGCCGTGGCTGCTGCCGCCGCTTCTGCTGCGCGGCATGCTACTCGTGTTCATCGTGCTGCCCGTCGCGAATCTGGCGTTCCGCATCTTCTCCGCCGATGAGTTCAATCACGGCTACCGCTTCAAGAACATGGTCAAGCAGCTGACGTATTCGTTCTCGACGGCGACGATGATCATTCTCGAACAGCATCGCGAGGCGCTGCACGAAACGCGTCTGACGGAATTCGTGAATCCGTTCAACCCTGCGTTCCAGCATTCGCTCGCGAGCCTCACACAGTCATTCGAAGGACTCGGCCATACAGCAGGCGATGCCAAAAGCCTCGCGCTCGTCGAGATCGGCCGCACCGTCACGCAGCAGGCGAGCTTCCTGAGCGCGCTGGACGGCTTTTACTTTCTGATCGGCGTCGCGATATGCGGCGGCCTCTTCGCGCTCTGGCAGCGGCAAATCGATTGA
- a CDS encoding S8 family serine peptidase yields MKAYDPHDATTRPSRSDTGEELRVAVTFNRPGQDFGPTRFGARMSTDTVSSFIPDPAQADLALAELSRRGFTLTGRGSLSASMRCSREQFEALFQTKLKRMKAPCASAAQFGSVLYPPDNAPWNPDPAIQSLLDDVYIQWPHIYMARAAKAAKSAKSKKTSTTAAKKRAAPKPREAGTPSATPPNVPYFHLAAPADIALKLNATPVHQQGITGKGVRIAMIDSGFAHGHPYFKAHGYASSVVLAPGATDRRTDGNGHGTGESANIFAIAPGATFIGVKLDNEADPSSGASVLEGLQEALKHDPQVISVSLGYDLRGPGDTPLKTLPNGLVALEAEIQAAVKRGVVIVFSAGNGHYSFPGQMPEIISAGGVYVDQNGAMRASDYASAFTSLIYSGRSVPDVCGLVGLLPHATYISLPVSPGCEIDRENAAFDGTTPTDGWGVFSGTSAAAPQLAGLCALLLQADPHLSPGDIKAILRRTARDVTKGHANPASDPKGAGVPAGVGEDGATGAGLVDALAAVKQV; encoded by the coding sequence ATGAAGGCCTACGATCCGCATGATGCAACGACCCGCCCTTCCCGCAGCGACACGGGCGAAGAACTCCGCGTCGCCGTCACCTTCAACCGGCCGGGCCAGGACTTCGGGCCCACCCGGTTCGGCGCGCGCATGTCGACGGACACGGTGTCGTCGTTCATCCCCGATCCCGCGCAAGCCGATCTCGCGCTCGCCGAACTCTCGCGGCGCGGCTTCACGCTGACGGGCCGCGGCTCGCTGTCGGCGTCGATGCGCTGCTCGCGCGAGCAGTTCGAAGCGCTGTTCCAGACGAAGCTCAAACGCATGAAGGCTCCGTGCGCGTCGGCGGCACAGTTCGGCTCGGTGCTCTATCCGCCCGACAACGCGCCGTGGAATCCCGATCCCGCGATCCAGTCGCTGCTCGACGACGTGTATATCCAGTGGCCGCATATCTACATGGCGAGGGCCGCGAAGGCAGCAAAGAGCGCGAAGTCGAAAAAGACCTCGACGACAGCGGCGAAAAAACGCGCCGCACCGAAGCCGCGCGAAGCCGGCACGCCGTCCGCGACGCCGCCCAACGTGCCCTACTTCCATCTCGCCGCGCCCGCCGACATCGCGCTCAAGCTCAACGCGACGCCCGTGCATCAGCAGGGCATCACGGGCAAAGGCGTGCGGATCGCGATGATCGACAGCGGCTTCGCGCACGGCCATCCGTATTTCAAGGCGCACGGCTATGCGTCGTCGGTCGTGCTCGCTCCGGGCGCCACCGACCGTCGCACCGACGGCAACGGCCACGGCACGGGCGAATCCGCGAACATCTTCGCGATCGCGCCGGGCGCGACGTTCATCGGCGTGAAGCTCGACAACGAAGCGGATCCGTCGAGCGGCGCGTCGGTGCTCGAAGGTTTGCAGGAGGCGCTCAAGCACGACCCGCAGGTGATTTCCGTGAGTCTCGGCTACGACCTGCGCGGTCCCGGCGACACGCCGCTGAAGACGCTGCCCAATGGACTCGTCGCGCTGGAGGCGGAAATCCAGGCCGCCGTGAAGCGCGGCGTCGTGATCGTGTTCTCGGCGGGCAACGGCCACTACTCGTTCCCCGGCCAGATGCCCGAGATCATTTCTGCGGGCGGCGTGTACGTCGATCAGAACGGCGCGATGCGTGCGTCCGACTACGCGAGCGCGTTCACGAGCCTGATCTATTCGGGCCGCAGCGTGCCCGACGTCTGCGGGCTCGTCGGCCTGTTGCCGCACGCGACGTATATCTCGCTGCCCGTCTCGCCCGGCTGCGAGATCGACCGCGAGAACGCGGCCTTCGACGGCACCACGCCCACCGACGGCTGGGGTGTGTTCAGCGGCACGTCGGCCGCCGCGCCGCAGCTGGCGGGCCTGTGCGCGCTGCTGTTGCAGGCCGATCCGCACCTTTCGCCAGGCGATATCAAGGCGATCCTGCGCCGCACCGCGCGCGACGTGACGAAAGGGCACGCGAATCCCGCGAGCGATCCGAAAGGCGCGGGCGTGCCGGCGGGCGTCGGCGAAGACGGCGCGACGGGCGCGGGTCTCGTCGATGCGCTCGCGGCTGTGAAGCAGGTTTGA
- a CDS encoding alpha/beta fold hydrolase: MKRLHAIVPLVALLAGIAAAPVDAKTVGYPPENACPVVAHRPDQQPMLREQIAHTSQGDIAYYRFGHGSPIVLQTGYRATLSEWDAAFLADLAKRHEVIVFDNRGIGRSLPDASTFTVQDMAKDLSALIDTLKLRDVTVLGWSMGGAVATQLAIDHPANVQRVVLMSAPAPGPLGVPVAPDVEATLAGKPGTTFDDVMKVLFPPSAVNAAGRCFRKNMFTPADYASPAISAAVTNGQSALLHAWEQDDAAAHALHDMHTRTLVLTGNDDTILPKQNAEALARTLPDAQLLVVRSAGHAMMYQYPHALASAIDAFIARSPSHEMTSAAQ, encoded by the coding sequence ATGAAACGACTGCATGCCATCGTCCCGCTCGTTGCGCTGCTCGCGGGCATCGCCGCTGCGCCCGTCGACGCGAAGACGGTCGGCTATCCGCCCGAAAACGCCTGCCCTGTCGTCGCACACCGGCCGGATCAACAGCCGATGCTTCGCGAGCAGATTGCACATACCTCGCAAGGCGACATCGCGTATTACCGCTTCGGGCATGGCAGTCCGATCGTGCTGCAAACGGGTTATCGCGCGACGCTGTCCGAATGGGACGCCGCCTTTCTCGCCGATCTCGCGAAACGGCATGAGGTGATCGTGTTCGACAATCGCGGCATCGGCCGGTCGTTGCCGGATGCGTCGACGTTCACCGTGCAGGACATGGCGAAAGATCTCTCCGCGCTGATCGACACGCTGAAGCTGCGCGACGTGACGGTGCTCGGCTGGTCGATGGGCGGAGCCGTCGCGACGCAACTCGCAATCGATCATCCCGCGAACGTGCAGCGCGTCGTGCTGATGAGCGCGCCCGCGCCGGGGCCGCTCGGCGTGCCCGTCGCACCGGATGTCGAAGCGACGCTCGCGGGCAAGCCGGGCACGACGTTCGACGACGTGATGAAGGTTCTGTTTCCGCCGTCCGCCGTGAACGCAGCGGGCAGATGCTTCCGCAAGAACATGTTCACGCCCGCCGACTACGCATCGCCGGCCATTTCCGCTGCCGTGACGAACGGCCAGTCGGCGCTGCTGCACGCATGGGAACAGGACGATGCCGCCGCGCACGCCTTGCACGACATGCACACCCGCACGCTGGTCCTGACGGGCAACGACGACACGATCCTGCCGAAGCAGAACGCCGAAGCGCTCGCGCGCACGCTGCCCGATGCGCAATTGCTGGTCGTGCGTTCGGCGGGTCACGCGATGATGTATCAGTATCCGCATGCGCTCGCATCGGCTATTGATGCATTCATCGCGCGGTCGCCTTCGCATGAAATGACGAGCGCCGCGCAATGA
- the nudC gene encoding NAD(+) diphosphatase, with protein MIVPSASIGFNLNHLDRRSEKRDDEDFIAKLRNDSAARFLVFDGDVPLLRRGEKHDAWITASEALTFGQPLQSVFLGEERDGSGRFALGFTAGLVQTEGKDEAHARDLPYDRIDLRSIALQGLVPQELLGALGEAKSMLDWHRRHRFCANCGARSRSTAAGWQRLCDACGARHFPRVDPVVIMLTIDGERCLLGRQRQFAPGMYSALAGFVEPGETVEDAVRREVHEEAHVTCAEVVYFASQPWPFPSSLMIGCFAQANDTDIVIDTTELEDARWFTRAEVAAMLEGTHADGLSAPKPFAIAHHLLRAYVEHGAAVLRG; from the coding sequence ATGATCGTCCCTTCCGCTTCCATCGGCTTCAACCTCAATCACCTCGACCGCCGCTCCGAGAAGCGCGACGACGAAGACTTCATCGCGAAGCTGCGCAACGATTCCGCCGCGCGTTTTCTCGTCTTCGACGGCGACGTGCCTTTGCTCAGGCGCGGCGAAAAGCATGACGCATGGATCACCGCGAGCGAAGCGCTCACGTTCGGCCAGCCGCTGCAAAGCGTGTTTCTCGGCGAAGAGCGCGACGGCAGCGGGCGTTTTGCACTCGGCTTCACGGCCGGTCTCGTGCAAACCGAAGGAAAAGACGAAGCGCACGCGCGCGACCTGCCGTACGACCGCATCGATCTGCGTTCGATCGCGCTACAGGGTCTCGTACCGCAGGAACTGCTCGGTGCGCTCGGCGAGGCCAAATCGATGCTCGACTGGCACCGCCGCCACCGCTTTTGCGCGAACTGCGGCGCGCGCAGCCGTTCGACAGCGGCCGGCTGGCAGCGTCTGTGCGACGCGTGCGGCGCGCGTCACTTTCCGCGCGTGGATCCCGTCGTCATCATGCTGACCATCGACGGCGAACGTTGTCTGCTCGGACGCCAGCGCCAGTTCGCGCCGGGCATGTATTCGGCGCTCGCGGGCTTCGTCGAACCGGGCGAAACCGTTGAAGACGCCGTGCGCCGCGAAGTGCACGAAGAAGCGCATGTGACTTGCGCGGAAGTCGTCTATTTCGCGTCGCAGCCGTGGCCGTTTCCGTCGTCGCTGATGATCGGCTGCTTCGCACAGGCCAACGATACCGACATCGTCATCGACACCACCGAACTCGAAGACGCACGCTGGTTCACGCGCGCGGAAGTCGCGGCGATGCTCGAAGGCACGCATGCGGACGGGCTGTCGGCGCCGAAGCCGTTCGCGATCGCACATCATCTGCTGCGCGCCTACGTCGAACACGGCGCGGCGGTTCTGCGCGGCTAG
- a CDS encoding aldehyde dehydrogenase (NADP(+)), whose protein sequence is MKLTGNLLIGAHEVAATSGTMKALNPATSAEIEPDFAFGTSAEVDRAAELADDAFDSYNNTSLDERAAFLERIADGLDAVAPELAQRASLETGLPAAQLEAETAKAATQFRQFASVVRQGRFRQATIDPAQPERQPRARMDHRMQKIALGPVAIFGASNFPISYSVAGGDTASALAAGCPVILKAHNAHPGASEIMGRVIQQAVEASGLHEGVFSMVRGGGNAIGEALVDHPLIKGVTFTGSEAGGMALFRRAQQRPDPIPAFTEMTSVNPTFVLPSALAARGAAIGDGFGERMLVNVGQACLKPAILLAIDGTGYDELRQALIARVEAMHARTMLTPGIWKSYSENVERQRNAGAERIAAGGKPQGAWDGQALLLEVDGERMLNEASLSEEAFGPAALLVRVKDVEQLVALAKQFRGQLSATLQLDAADHALASRLLPILERRTGRIVINAFAHPQEVSYASIHGGPFPATSDSRFTSVGMTAIERFLRPVCYQGFPDDLLPEALKHDNPRGLWRLTDGELSKA, encoded by the coding sequence ATGAAGCTCACCGGCAACCTGCTGATCGGCGCGCATGAAGTCGCCGCGACGTCCGGCACCATGAAAGCGCTGAACCCCGCGACGAGCGCTGAGATCGAACCGGACTTCGCATTCGGCACGTCGGCGGAAGTGGATCGCGCGGCGGAACTCGCCGACGATGCGTTCGACAGCTACAACAACACATCGCTCGACGAACGCGCCGCGTTTCTCGAACGCATCGCCGACGGACTCGACGCCGTCGCGCCCGAACTCGCGCAACGCGCATCGCTCGAAACGGGCCTGCCCGCCGCGCAGCTCGAAGCGGAAACGGCCAAGGCGGCGACGCAGTTCCGTCAGTTCGCGAGCGTCGTGCGTCAGGGACGCTTCCGTCAGGCCACCATCGATCCCGCGCAGCCCGAGCGTCAGCCGCGTGCGCGCATGGATCACCGGATGCAGAAAATCGCGCTCGGCCCTGTCGCGATCTTCGGCGCAAGCAACTTCCCGATTTCGTATTCGGTGGCAGGCGGCGATACGGCGTCGGCGCTGGCGGCCGGCTGCCCCGTGATTTTGAAAGCGCACAACGCACATCCGGGCGCATCCGAGATCATGGGCCGCGTGATCCAGCAGGCCGTCGAAGCATCGGGCCTGCACGAAGGCGTGTTCTCGATGGTGCGCGGCGGCGGCAATGCAATCGGCGAAGCGCTCGTCGATCATCCGCTTATCAAGGGCGTGACCTTCACGGGCTCCGAGGCGGGCGGCATGGCGCTGTTCCGCCGCGCGCAGCAGCGTCCCGATCCGATTCCCGCCTTCACCGAAATGACGAGCGTCAATCCGACGTTCGTGCTGCCGTCCGCGCTCGCTGCGCGCGGCGCGGCGATCGGCGACGGCTTCGGCGAACGCATGCTCGTCAACGTCGGACAAGCGTGCCTGAAACCCGCGATCCTGCTGGCGATCGACGGCACCGGTTATGACGAACTGCGGCAGGCATTGATCGCGCGCGTCGAAGCGATGCATGCGCGCACGATGCTCACGCCCGGCATCTGGAAGTCGTACAGCGAAAACGTCGAACGTCAGCGCAACGCGGGCGCGGAACGCATCGCCGCGGGCGGCAAGCCGCAAGGCGCGTGGGACGGTCAGGCGCTGCTGCTCGAAGTCGACGGTGAGCGCATGCTCAACGAGGCGTCGCTGTCGGAGGAAGCGTTCGGCCCGGCTGCGCTGCTCGTGCGCGTCAAGGATGTCGAACAACTGGTCGCGCTCGCGAAACAGTTCCGCGGCCAGCTGTCGGCGACACTGCAACTCGATGCCGCCGATCACGCGCTCGCGTCGCGCCTGCTGCCGATACTCGAACGGCGCACAGGCCGCATCGTGATCAACGCGTTCGCGCATCCGCAGGAAGTGTCGTATGCGTCGATTCACGGCGGCCCGTTCCCCGCGACGTCCGATAGCCGCTTCACTTCCGTCGGCATGACGGCGATCGAACGCTTTTTGCGGCCGGTGTGCTATCAGGGCTTTCCGGACGATCTGCTGCCGGAAGCGCTGAAGCACGACAATCCGCGCGGCCTCTGGCGTCTGACGGACGGCGAACTGTCGAAAGCCTGA